A genome region from Microbacterium terricola includes the following:
- the pstS gene encoding phosphate ABC transporter substrate-binding protein PstS has product MKISRLAQLGAVAAVAALTLTACAANETPATSPSGDASEAATLTGTLVGGGASSQEVAVQTWAAGLQTANPDFTVDYDPAGSGTGRESFQNGAVQFAGSDRAFKTDEIEAGPWEVCADGSDLVEIPTYISPIAVAFNLPGVESLNLDAATVAGIFAGEITTWNDDAIASLNDGVDLPDTAITPVHRSDDSGTTENFTDYLFQTAGDVWTNEPDGVWPLKGGEAANGTSGVIEAVQGGEGAIGYADASRVADTELGTVAIQVGEEFVSYSPEAAALVIDASPEEEGRADSDIAIAIDRTTTEAGAYPIVLVSYLIGCAEYADAEQATLVKAFFSYAASAEGQEAAAAQAGNAPISDTLRTEIEAAIAVIK; this is encoded by the coding sequence GTGAAGATCTCACGCCTCGCCCAGCTGGGCGCTGTCGCCGCCGTCGCGGCCCTCACACTCACCGCGTGCGCCGCCAACGAGACGCCCGCCACCAGCCCGTCGGGTGACGCATCCGAGGCCGCCACGCTCACCGGCACCCTCGTCGGCGGCGGCGCGTCGTCGCAGGAAGTGGCCGTGCAGACCTGGGCCGCCGGCCTGCAGACCGCGAACCCCGACTTCACGGTCGACTACGACCCGGCCGGCTCCGGCACCGGTCGCGAGTCGTTCCAGAACGGCGCCGTGCAGTTCGCCGGCTCCGACCGCGCGTTCAAGACCGACGAGATCGAGGCCGGCCCGTGGGAGGTCTGCGCCGACGGCTCCGACCTGGTCGAGATCCCGACCTACATCTCCCCCATCGCCGTGGCCTTCAACCTGCCCGGTGTCGAGTCGCTGAACCTCGACGCCGCCACCGTCGCGGGCATCTTCGCCGGCGAGATCACCACGTGGAACGACGACGCGATCGCGTCCCTCAACGACGGCGTGGACCTGCCCGACACCGCCATCACGCCGGTTCACCGCTCGGACGACTCGGGCACCACCGAGAACTTCACCGACTACCTGTTCCAGACGGCGGGCGACGTCTGGACGAACGAGCCCGATGGCGTCTGGCCGCTGAAGGGCGGCGAGGCTGCGAACGGCACCTCCGGCGTCATCGAGGCCGTCCAGGGCGGCGAGGGCGCGATCGGCTACGCCGACGCCTCGCGCGTCGCCGACACCGAGCTCGGCACCGTCGCCATCCAGGTGGGCGAGGAGTTCGTCTCCTACTCCCCCGAGGCCGCCGCGCTCGTCATCGACGCCTCGCCTGAGGAAGAGGGCCGCGCCGACAGCGACATCGCGATCGCCATCGACCGCACCACGACCGAGGCCGGCGCCTACCCGATCGTGCTCGTGAGCTACCTGATCGGCTGCGCCGAGTACGCTGACGCCGAGCAGGCCACGCTCGTCAAGGCCTTCTTCAGCTACGCCGCCAGCGCCGAGGGTCAGGAAGCAGCCGCCGCTCAGGCCGGCAACGCGCCGATCTCCGACACGCTGCGCACCGAGATCGAAGCAGCGATCGCGGTCATCAAGTAA
- the pstA gene encoding phosphate ABC transporter permease PstA, whose product MTITETRPQAPALDKPRGLTSGRLAAWVPWGLLGASLLLTLPVFAIFAMAEGAEFSVAGWIIVGTLIYLVLITVISSIVEGTRRAVDRMVLGVVTSAFAIAMVPLISVAWTVVSYGIARFDAMFFTYSMRSVVGEGGGAVHAIVGTVLITLAAAVISIPIGLFTAIYLIEYGEGKRIARGITFLVDVMTGIPSIVAGLFAYALFALFFGPGIRMGIMGAVALAVLMIPVVVRSSEEMLRLVPNELREASYALGVPKWLTIAKVVLPTAIAGITTGIMLSISRVIGETAPLLITAGFTASVNYDLFNGRMQTLPVFTYTQYMNQGTPAQAYVDRAWAAALTLIIIVMVLNLVARLVAKIFSPKTGR is encoded by the coding sequence ATGACCATCACTGAGACCCGTCCCCAGGCGCCCGCGCTCGACAAGCCGCGCGGGCTGACCAGCGGCCGCCTCGCCGCGTGGGTGCCGTGGGGCCTGCTCGGAGCGTCGCTCCTGCTCACCCTGCCGGTGTTCGCGATCTTCGCGATGGCCGAGGGCGCCGAGTTCAGCGTGGCCGGCTGGATCATCGTCGGCACGCTCATCTACCTCGTCCTGATCACGGTGATCTCGTCGATCGTCGAGGGCACGCGCCGCGCGGTGGACCGGATGGTCCTCGGCGTGGTGACGAGCGCCTTCGCGATCGCGATGGTGCCGCTGATCTCGGTGGCGTGGACCGTCGTCAGCTACGGCATCGCCCGTTTCGACGCCATGTTCTTCACCTACTCGATGCGCAGCGTCGTGGGCGAGGGCGGCGGCGCGGTGCACGCGATCGTCGGAACCGTGCTCATCACGCTCGCGGCCGCCGTCATCTCGATCCCCATCGGCCTGTTCACCGCGATCTACCTGATCGAGTACGGCGAAGGCAAGCGGATCGCCCGCGGCATCACCTTCCTCGTCGACGTGATGACCGGCATCCCGTCGATCGTCGCCGGTCTCTTCGCCTACGCCCTCTTCGCGCTCTTCTTCGGCCCGGGCATCCGGATGGGCATCATGGGCGCGGTCGCCCTCGCGGTGCTGATGATCCCCGTTGTCGTCCGCTCCAGCGAGGAGATGCTGCGCCTCGTGCCGAACGAGCTGCGTGAGGCGTCGTACGCCCTCGGCGTGCCGAAGTGGCTCACGATCGCGAAGGTGGTGCTGCCGACCGCCATCGCGGGCATCACCACGGGCATCATGCTCTCGATCTCGCGGGTCATCGGCGAAACGGCGCCCCTGCTCATCACGGCCGGGTTCACCGCATCCGTCAACTACGACCTGTTCAACGGCCGCATGCAGACGCTGCCGGTCTTCACCTACACCCAGTACATGAACCAGGGCACCCCCGCCCAGGCCTATGTCGACCGCGCCTGGGCCGCCGCCCTCACCCTCATCATCATCGTCATGGTGCTGAACCTCGTCGCCCGTCTCGTGGCGAAGATCTTCTCGCCCAAGACGGGTCGCTGA
- the pstC gene encoding phosphate ABC transporter permease subunit PstC — translation MTTVPAAPPAAAQMQGKQRPGDRWFSGTALFAGIMILVTLAAVAIFLIVQSLPAFVATPETASLLSTNFWDYVWPLVFGTVWAAALALLMAVPLSLGVALFISHYAPRRLAQALGYVVDLLAAVPSVVFGLWGIGVLAPAVQPVYSWFVDNLSWIPFFAGPVSSTGRTIFTAAMVLAVMVVPIITAICREIFLQTPTLHEEAALALGATRWEMIRMAVLPFGRSGIVSAAMLGLGRALGETMAVAMVLSVSGGITFALFTSGNPSTIAANIALRFPEAYGLNVNVLIATGLILFIVTFAVNAVARYIVNRRKEFSGAN, via the coding sequence ATGACGACAGTCCCCGCGGCGCCTCCGGCCGCCGCCCAGATGCAGGGGAAGCAGCGCCCCGGCGATCGCTGGTTCTCGGGCACCGCGCTGTTCGCGGGCATCATGATCCTCGTCACGCTGGCCGCGGTCGCGATCTTCCTGATCGTGCAGTCGCTGCCCGCGTTCGTCGCCACCCCCGAAACCGCGTCGCTGCTCTCCACGAACTTCTGGGACTACGTCTGGCCGCTGGTCTTCGGCACCGTCTGGGCCGCCGCGCTGGCGCTGCTCATGGCCGTCCCGCTCTCGCTCGGCGTCGCCCTGTTCATCTCCCACTACGCGCCCCGCCGGCTGGCGCAGGCGCTCGGCTACGTCGTCGACCTGCTCGCCGCGGTGCCGTCGGTCGTCTTCGGCCTCTGGGGCATCGGCGTGCTCGCCCCGGCCGTCCAGCCGGTCTACTCCTGGTTCGTCGACAACCTCAGCTGGATCCCGTTCTTCGCGGGCCCCGTCTCGAGCACCGGACGCACGATCTTCACCGCCGCGATGGTGCTGGCCGTGATGGTCGTCCCGATCATCACGGCGATCTGCCGCGAGATCTTCCTGCAGACCCCCACCCTCCACGAGGAGGCCGCCCTCGCGCTGGGAGCCACCCGCTGGGAGATGATCCGGATGGCTGTGCTCCCGTTCGGACGCAGCGGCATCGTCTCGGCCGCCATGCTCGGCCTCGGCCGCGCGCTCGGCGAGACGATGGCGGTCGCGATGGTGCTCTCCGTCTCGGGCGGCATCACCTTCGCCCTGTTCACCTCGGGCAACCCCTCCACGATCGCCGCGAACATCGCCCTGCGCTTCCCCGAGGCCTACGGCCTGAACGTGAACGTGCTCATCGCGACCGGCCTCATCCTGTTCATCGTGACCTTCGCGGTCAACGCCGTCGCGCGCTACATCGTGAACAGGCGCAAGGAATTCTCGGGGGCCAACTGA